GAAACTGCATCAGAGCGACCAGCAAGCACATATCCTCAGTGACGAGGTTACTCGCAAGTACCTACAAAGTATCAAGAGATGTTTGAGCTTTGCGCAGGTGCGGTGGCCACCGGACGACCAATTGCAAATTATGGGTTAGATTCGACACGCATTCATTTGGACAAATATGACTTCTTTGTATACAAGTTGGTATGCTAGCAAATGCTCCAAAATTGATGTAGGCTAAGCCTTTTCAAGGATAATGTATACGTTCCAGGATTACAAGCACAAATATTTCTGTTCAAGACTTCCTCTCATCGTCTTGAGCAGGCCCTTATCATGAATGCTGTATAAGATCAAGGCAGCGCACCCTCTACAGTCATGGTACATGTCTTTGATACCAAGTATTCTGCAACAGCCACATCCTTCCCAGACTCCTTCCCATACCCAGACATCTTCATCCCACCAAACGGCGACTCCGCCGCAGAAGAGTTCCCAGTGTGTTGAGCCCAATCATATCCCGCCTCCAATTTGTCCAGCAGGCGCCATGAACGATTCACATCCGTGGTAAACACGTAGCTTGCAAGACCCATGTCGGTACCGTTTGCCTGCTGTACGACTTCATCTTCAGTCTTGAACCTGTACACCGCAGCAATAGGCGCAAAGCTTTCTTCCTGCGTCACCTGCACGGAAGCATCCACGTCGCGGAGGATAGTGCGCTCGAAGTAGTAACCGTTGCCAAACGCAGCGCTCGATAGACGTTTACCTCCGGTGAGCAATCTTCGCGCCATGCTGGATGGCATCTTCGATTTGATGGCAGGCCTTGTCGACGCTACGCGAAATAGTCAGGGCTCCCATGGTAGTCGACTTCTCCAGTCTATGACCGAGCTTGATAGTCTTGGCGTGCCCAACCAGCTTGGGCAGGAACTCCTCATAGAACTTTCCGGTTCCGGGGTCTGTGTGGTTGTCAGTTGGTGTTCTGCGTTGTAGGATATTGATTCGGAGCTTACCATCAACGTCGAAGCGCGCTTTCGAACGGGCTTCAATCAGTTTCCCATGTGAAAAGGCAAGATTGTGGAATAACGGGGATTCTTAAGCTATACTTGCATATCAGTAACCCTATGTGGTGGTGATTGATACCAAAGGGACTTACCGTGATTGATTAGGACATCGTGGATAAtactattttttttttccacaAGAAAAATCCGGACACTCCCTGGTTCCTCTCGAACAGTTTATTTATATCACCATATCGATAGCCATCCGTATACTGTAATCTTTGGGGGAGAGGCATCGGTTTATGATAATGGCGATGTCACTAATGCAAGTAACCATCTCAAACCACTAGCTTTATCTTCTACTCCTCCATTTCTACATTCTTCTTCCACTCCCGCTTTCTCATCATTATGGCTGACAAGCCCGAATTCAAGCACCTCCACCAGTCCCTCTTCGAATTCGTCGTCCAGAAAGGTGCCCATGCTTTTGTCCCGTTGTAGACCGGGTTGATTATCGAGAAGGGCACGAAGCCGAGCACGGAGGGATTGGTTTGTCATTTTGATGCGTGGAGGTGATAATGAGCTGCTATGCGAGTGGACATTTATATCTTCTATATCTTCCCCGATGATATCATCATTTCTGCCCCAATGTAGCAAGTGCCAGCCGGGGTAGAATAGAAAGCCAGTGTTGGTTGGAGTAGAAAAGAGATTTGCAATCATTAGGGATCCTGTTCTCAATGTATACATATTTGTACAAATGCTTCTAACTTCATATACAAGTGTGACGTCTCATCCCCATAACCGCATTAATGAGCTCCATCACCCACCGAGACCGACTTTCTTAGCTGCGGCGGAGACCGAGTAATGGTTGTTATCCTTATCCAAGGGCGTAGGAGGATGTTCATGAGGATAGATATGATGTCCATCGATGCCATTCATAACAGGAAGCGCCGCCCTC
This Aspergillus chevalieri M1 DNA, chromosome 3, nearly complete sequence DNA region includes the following protein-coding sequences:
- a CDS encoding uncharacterized protein (COG:C;~EggNog:ENOG410PH7W;~InterPro:IPR015590,IPR016161,IPR016163;~go_function: GO:0016491 - oxidoreductase activity [Evidence IEA];~go_function: GO:0016620 - oxidoreductase activity, acting on the aldehyde or oxo group of donors, NAD or NADP as acceptor [Evidence IEA];~go_process: GO:0055114 - oxidation-reduction process [Evidence IEA]) is translated as MPSSMARRLLTGGKRLSSAAFGNGYYFERTILRDVDASVQVTQEESFAPIAAVYRFKTEDEVVQQANGTDMGLASYVFTTDVNRSWRLLDKLEAGYDWAQHTGNSSAAESPFGGMKMSGYGKESGKDVAVAEYLVSKTCTMTVEGALP